The genomic window ATGATGAATGGAGAAACTATTGATACCTCTAAACACATTGATTATTCAATTGTTAACCCAAGAAAACTATCATTAGAAGCTCAATTTCAAATTTGTATGCGTTGCCACTTGCAAGGAAACACAGTATTAGAAGAAGGAAAGAGTTTTAAAGACTTTAAACCTGGAATGGAATTATCTGATTATATGACGGTATTTGTTCCTCGCTATGAAGGCGATAATACCTTTATTATGGCTTCGCACGTGGATAGGTTTAAACAAAGTGCTTGTTTTACTAATTCACAAATGAATTGTACCACTTGTCACAACCCTCATCATTCTGTTCAGAAAGAACGTCCTAACTTCTTTAATGACAAGTGTTTATCCTGTCATGATGATTGTAAAGATGAGTTTAGAGAAAGTAATAATTGTGTGGAATGCCATATGCCATCTTCATCAACCATTGATATTCCTCATGTTAGTATACATGATCATAAAATAGGCATACACCCACAAAATGATAGTGTATTAACCAAAGGAGAATTTATCGGTTTAGAGGCTATAAATAACTCTAAACCAGCCTTGTTGACTAGAGCAAAAGCTTATTTATATCAATATGAAAAATTTGATGCTCAAGGCTATCTTTTAGACTCGGCTTCATACCTATTACAAAAAGTTGATATTGAATCCTCATATCACGATTTAATCCATTTGTATTATCTAAAAAAAGACTTTTCTTCTCTAATTAATGTAAGTAAATCTATAGAAGATTTATTATCAAAAATTAATAAAACATCCTATTCTAATTCACATGCTTGGACGTCATTTCGAATTGCTTATTCATACGATAAACTCAATTCTAATCTAGCTTTAGACTATTATAAAAAGGCAGTTGAATTAGCCCCTTATGTGCTTAATTTCAGATTAAAGCTAGGAGATTTCTATTCCAAAACTCAAGATTTGGATAATGCCGAACAGCAGTATCGACTTCTTTTAGAAGAGTTCTCTAAAAATGAAAATGCATGGTGTAATTTAGGTTATGTTTTAGCTCAGAAAAGTAATTTTGAAGAAGCTAATCAGTGTTACGATAAAGCACTGTCTTTAAATCCTGTACATATTCAAAGTTTACTAAATAAAGCAAGTTTACTGATTATACAAGGGGAAATTGACAAAGGAAAGCTATATTTGAATCGTATTTTAGAGATTGATAGCAACAATCAAAAAGTAATAGGCATAATGTCCTCGTTATAATGGCTAAGAAAAAAAGTTTTTTATACAAGTTTATTTGGAGTTTGATAGGTGTTTTTTTTGTAAGTGGCGGAATTACAGCTTCCGTTTTTTATGGAAGAATATACCAACCTAATGTTTCCCTTAATACGGATAAAGAAGTATTTGTTGATATTCCAACAGGAGCAACTTTTGAAGACGTTCTTCAAATCCTTTCTGATGAAGGTATAATCATCAATTCATCTTCTTTTGTATGGATCGCCGAGCGTAAACGATACAATGATTTTTCTATAAAGTCAGGACGTTATTTGCTTAAAGACAAAATGAGTAATAACGAATTAGTAAACCTATTACGTTCAGGAAGACAAACCCCCATAAATGTAGTTTTCAATAACCTAAGAACAAAAGAAGAGTTTGCAGGTAAAATAGCATCCCAATTGGAAATGGATTCAATTGAATTATTGGAAGCTATTCTAGATACGGCATTCCTCAACCCATTGAACTTAAACGCATTTACAGTCAGCTCATTATTTATTCCCAATACCTAT from Flavobacteriales bacterium includes these protein-coding regions:
- a CDS encoding tetratricopeptide repeat protein; the encoded protein is MRIVYIAILFTIVSCSAKVEPYTEYLNHNDTVKYVGIESCMACHYDIYETYIQTGMGQSMSLATLENSEAVFNHSFLLKDSFNNLTYHPFWEDSLLKIKEIHAHNQRTEIADYIVGSGHHTNSHLWDENGYVHQMPFTYYTQDGKLDFPPGFENGFNSRFSRTIGLECMSCHNAMPDFVMGSENRFNKVPHGIDCERCHGPGELHVKRMMNGETIDTSKHIDYSIVNPRKLSLEAQFQICMRCHLQGNTVLEEGKSFKDFKPGMELSDYMTVFVPRYEGDNTFIMASHVDRFKQSACFTNSQMNCTTCHNPHHSVQKERPNFFNDKCLSCHDDCKDEFRESNNCVECHMPSSSTIDIPHVSIHDHKIGIHPQNDSVLTKGEFIGLEAINNSKPALLTRAKAYLYQYEKFDAQGYLLDSASYLLQKVDIESSYHDLIHLYYLKKDFSSLINVSKSIEDLLSKINKTSYSNSHAWTSFRIAYSYDKLNSNLALDYYKKAVELAPYVLNFRLKLGDFYSKTQDLDNAEQQYRLLLEEFSKNENAWCNLGYVLAQKSNFEEANQCYDKALSLNPVHIQSLLNKASLLIIQGEIDKGKLYLNRILEIDSNNQKVIGIMSSL